CCATGTCCGGTTTTAAGTCGATACAGTCACGCATGAGTCTTAATAAGCTGTAGTCGGTTGTAGTGCCGCCAACGCCCTTGTTATAGCAGTTCACCGTTACGCCTTCTTTTTCATAGGTATCTTTAAACCACTGTGAAAGCTGAGGTACAAAACCATTGGAGGAAGGAGAAGCACCTGCGTTTGCATAGATGGAGTCTCCTAAGAATACAATATTGATTTCATCATCGCCTGCAAAGGGATTCTCATTTACAGCGGGAAGGTTATATTCAATGGCTTCAAATACGGGAGCAAGTGTCACTGCATCCCAAACAAACATCTTCACCTTCACAGCCTCCTGCGGAATGGTAAAGGTGCCGCTATATGCGTTTGTACCGTCTTGAACGGAAAAAGTTTTAAGATCTGCCTTCGCTAAGGACTTGCTGTCATCGTATGCCGCAATGATTACCCGATACTGTTTTTCTGTGCCTGTTGTTGATGCAATATCGAATGTCCAGTTTGCTTCTGTTTTGTTTTCGTTTAAGGTAAAGCTTCTGTCCAGCAGCATATCAAATACGCTGCCGTAGGTTGCTGTTGCAGAGTTTCCGATAACACCGGTTGCAGAAACAGGGAACACTTCAAAGGAAATGTTTTCGCCCAGTCCGGAAACGGGAACACTGAATACCTCATCTGCAGCAAAGGAGCCGATATTTTTCTCACCTAGTGCAGTCTCTATGTATGCACGAACTAAGGACTTGCTTCTGTCTTCTTTTTCCCCTGCATTGGGAACATAGTCATAGTCAACCTTTAAGCCGCTCATACCAACCTTTTCAAAGGTAATATTTTCAACCTTTGCGTATTTGCCGCTTGCCATGGTTTCTTCATTTAAAACGCCCAGCTCTTCGATAACAAAATCATCTAAGCACAGCACTGCGCCATTTTGCTGATTATTACCGCCCACACGGAAGCTGATTTTCGGTGTGATGGGCATCAAGTCGGAATCGGTCATGCCGTCTTTTAAAGCAAATCCGGGTGTATATAGGGTTGAATAAGTCTGCCAGTCGTTGGATACCTGCCATTCCTGATTATCCGAGATGGCGCTGTCGATTTTGTTTGTTCCTACAAGAAACTGATAGTCTGGTGTATCTTTATAGGGATATTTTTCATTCTCCTTCAGTGTGGAGTTGCTTCTTTCTAAGATAACGGTTAAGGGCTTTGTTGCGCCGCTTTCCAAGCCTTCTGTTTTTGCTTTGAAGCTGATACGGTAGGTGTTATCATTCTTCATGGATGCAGAAGTTGTCAAGGAACTGTATTCGCCGACGCCTGTGGCTTTGATGTAGGTGTTATCGTTTTCTGTCACTCTTTCTGCAGAGACACCTGACGTATTCCAACCCGGGAAGTCGGAAGCGGACACCATTTGATTATTATACATAAAGTATGCGCCGTCTTCCATCACCAGGTCAAGGTCTGCGGGCATACCCATATCCGTTACAGTTACATCTTTATAGCTGAAGGTACCTGCCGTACCTGCATTTGCACCGCCGGCGGTAGTTGATGAAAGTGGGTCACCGGGATGATATGACTGTCCGTCAGTGTACATACGGGCAATCAGGCTGATGCCAGATGCGTAGCTGAATGTCTGATTATCCATTAGAAAATAAACGGTTAAGTTGTTGTCCGCATTCAGCTGCAAATCATAAATATATGCACCGGGATAACCTGAGCTTGTCAAGCCGTTGTCCGACCGACCGGATGCGTTCCAGTACAGGCGCAGATTGGCTTTTGTGCCCTTCATCTTTTCCTCATAGCCATCTGTTTCGGGGGGTAAATCGTCTGCACGGAAGGTACCCGTGATTTTATACAAACGGCCGGGTCTCAGCTTCTGTGTGAAGGTCATATCGGGGTTACCCCAGCTTGTGGGTTTTGCAGATGTATTTGTTTTGGTGTAGGTCTGCGTTGTAACGGTGCCTGTGGGATTCGATGAGCCGGAGTCGCCGCCCTTGGTTACAAGAATAAAATCGTCAATCTGGTAGTCCAGCTTTTCGCCGTTTACATCGGCAGAAATACCCTTTTGGCCGGCAACACGGATTGCAATACCGTTGATTGAAACATTGTTAATCACAGAACCGCTGCCTGCTGTCAGTTTATCTTCCCAAACAAATTCGTGATCAATTTTTACCCATTCCCCTGTTACCAGCTTACCTGTGAAAGGAATTTCATACCAGCAGTTCGTTTTTTCCTCACCAACGGTTAAGGATGAATTGCCCGCATTGGTTACGGTACCGCCTCCATAGAAAATCAGGGTAAAAGAGTTTGCGTCGCTTTTCAGCTCAGTGTTCATCTTAATCCAGAGATTGAACTTCACCCGTTCACCTGAAGGAATAGAAAGATTGTCTGCAGAATACTTGATATCGGTATAATGCGAACCTGCGGTTTGCACAAAATGCAGGCTGCCTGCGCTTCCCATAGCTCCTTCGGATGAAATGGAAAGCTTTCCGTTTGCACTGCCACCGCTTTGAGTCTTTACGGTTTTTAGAGATTCTTCCGATTCAAACGTTTCATAAATCATCGGAAAGTCGGGATTTTCGCCAATTGCCTGTACGCCAATGCTCATTGCGCCCATAAGACCGAAAAGCATGGAAACAGACAAGACCATTGCCAATAACTTTTTCATTTTTATACCTCCATTTATAAATATTTTTTGATACACATGCTTGGCCAAACAACTGTATGCAATCATTGCAGTATATGATCTACAATTCATACTTATTTTATCACTTTTCAATAAAAAAAGCTATAGCAATATTAAAAAATATGTCAATTGTTTAATACTATCTTTAAAATATCAAAAAAACTTTTCGTTCCGGCGCGGGGCTTTGTTTATTTCTTTTTCATTTCATTTTTGTATAACTGCCGCCTTTTTCTTCTGACCCGGTTAATATTCCGTTCAAAATCTCCGTTGTTGATAAATTCCGCAAGAACAAACTGCTCAAACACTGGAACGGTGCAAGAATAAAATCCGATTTTGTTTAAAAATAAATCTACCAGCTCATCTGGAAGCACCATATATCCAATTCGCATGGAAGGCGCAATTGTTTTTGAAAACGTGTTTACGTAAATAACCGTTTTTTTAGGTTCTAATGAAAAAACGGTATCTTCATTTTTTGTGGAAATGGTAAATTCAGAATCGAAGTCATCCTCAATGATAAATCCGCTGCGTGTTTTTGCCCAGCGGATATACTCGTTCCGTTTTGAAGCGGTTGCAGTGATCCCACTGGGAAAGCTGTTAAACGGCGTAACATGCAGAACAGAAGCTTTTGTTTCATTTAAAGCAGCAGACTGAATTCCGTCCGCTCCCATTTTCAGCATGTCGCACTGCACGCCGTTGGCCGTATAAACAGAACGAATTTTTTCATAGGAAGGATTTTCTAAGGCATAAACTCTGTCGCGTCCTAATAGCTGCACAATTAGGCTGTATAAGTATTCCGCACCTGCGCCAATGACAATTTGGTGCGGCGAAACCCGAATCCCTTTGCTTCGTGCAAGATAGCGGCTGATGGATAGTTGCAGTTCCGGGCTTCCTAAGTTCGGCGGCTTAATTAAAATTTGTGTGCCATATTTTGAAAGCACGTTTCGCATTGTTTTTGCAAAAACCGAAAATGGAAATTCTTCGTTCCAATTGTGGTGGTTCGGCGCTGCACTTGTGTTTTCTTGCTCTCGGACGGGAACTGGAAAAAAGTCTTTTTCTTTGTAAATTACAAAATAACCGCTTCGTTCTCTTGATTCCACATATCCCTCATCACATAAAATTTGATAGGCGTGCTCAACAGTGATAACGCTGACGGAGGTCTCAGCCGCAAGAAAACGTTTAGAGGGCAATTTGTCGCCAAATTGATAAACGCGCCCCGTAATGTCGTCTCTAATTTGAAGATATAGCTGTAGATATGCAGTTTTATCGCTGTTTGTATGAATAGAATATCTCATCTGGTTATATAAAAAACTCCTTTTCTGGCAATTGTAATACTATCAGTATATAGTATAATACAGTTATAACCAGTTGTAAAGGAGAAAAAAGATGAAAAACGAAAGATTTGAATTAAACAAAAATCTGGCCCAAATGCTAAAAGGCGGCGTGATAATGGACGTTACCACGCCGGAACAGGCAAAAATTGCGGAGGAAGCCGGTGCATGCGCCGTTATGGCCTTAGAACGCATTCCGGCCGACATCAGGGCGGCCGGCGGCGTTTCAAGAATGAGCGACCCGAAAATGATTAAAGGCATTCAACAAGCCGTGAGCATCCCCGTAATGGCAAAGTGCAGAATTGGCCATTTTGCAGAAGCCCAGGTTTTACAGGCCATTGAAATTGATTATATCGACGAAAGCGAAGTTTTATCACCGGCAGATGATAAATACCATATTGATAAAACTGCGTTTTCTGTTCCGTTTGTTTGCGGCGCAAAAGATTTGGGGGAAGCCTTAAGAAGAATTAATGAAGGAGCCTCTATGATCAGAACCAAAGGAGAACCGGGAACGGGCGATGTTGTGCAGGCTGTTCGCCATATGCGCATGATGCAGTCTGAAATCCGCAGAATTGCCTCTATGGGATTAGATGAACTTTTCGAAGCGGCAAAGAACTTGCAGGTTCCTTATGATTTGGTTCTTTATGTTCATGAAAATGCAAAGCTTCCGGTTGTTAATTTTGCGGCCGGCGGTGTTGCAACCCCCGCAGACGCCGCAATGATGATGCAGCTCGGCGCGGAAGGCGTATTTGTTGGGTCGGGCATTTTTAAATCGGGCAATCCTCAAAAGCGCGCTGCCGCAATTGTGAAAGCTGTTTCCAATTTTGAAGATGCCGGACTGATAGCGGAATTGTCTGAAGACCTTGGTGAAGCCATGGTTGGCATTAACGAGCAGGAAATTGAGATTTTAATGGCGGAAAGGGGCAAATAATTTGAAAATCGGTGTAATAGCCGTGCAGGGAGCATTTATTGAACACGAAAAAATGCTTGCAGAGCTGGGAATATCTTCGTTTGAAATTAGAAAAAACAGCGATTTAAACCGTTCGTTTGACGGATTCATTATCCCAGGCGGCGAAAGCACGGTTCAGGGAAAGCTGCTCAAAGAGCTGAATTTGTTTGATGCGTTGAAGGAACTGATTAAAAATGGTTTACCGGTGTTTGGCACCTGTGCGGGACTAATCCTCCTTGCGAAGACCATTGAAAACGAACGTCATGCTTATTTTTGCACCATGGACATTACCGCTAGGCGAAACGCCTATGGGCGCCAGTTGGGAAGTTTTCATACAACAGGTAATTTTAAGGGAATTGGCGACATACCCATGACCTTTATTCGTGCTCCCTACATTCAATCGGCTGCAAAAGAGGTGGAAATTCTGGCCACAGTGGACGGGAAAATTGTTGCGGCCAAACAAAAAAATCAGCTTGTAACGGCGTTTCACCCAGAACTGGACCATGATCTTGGTGTGCATCGCTATTTTGCAGATATGATAAAAAAACAGCCGTCGTTATAAAAACAGACATACAAAAAGTGAGAGAATTTTTTCTCTCACTTTTTTTGCTTTTAAAAGCTATTTTAACAAACTGATAGAGTCCTTAATGGTTTTTTCCAAAGCTTCTTCACCATATTTGTCAATGTCTTTCTTGTTCTTTTCCTCGTGGGTTAAACAGCCCGCGCCGCCGATACAGCCGTTAATGCAGGCCATGCCCTCAATAAAGTTGTTGGGCAAAACACCTTTTGTGGCCTTTAAAAGCGCAACCCTGCACGCCTCAATGCCGTCGCAGGAAACCGGTTTATAGTCAAAATCGGTGATGCCGTGTTCTTTTAAACCCTGGGCCACCGCGTCGGTCAGGCCGCCGCTGCGGGCAAAAATACGCCCGAAATATGAGGCGTTGTCCAAAACGTCCTCAGACAAGTCCATAATGTCCATATCGCGGCTGTCAAACAGCGCCTGCAGCTCCTCAAAGGTAATAACGCTGTCGATAAAGGGACGAACGGTCTCTTTTTGAAACTCCATTTTTTTGGCCGTGCAGGGGCCGATAAACACAATTTTGCAGTCCGGCTCCTTTTCTTTCATGTGTTTTGCAATGGTGGCCATGGGAGAAAGATTGTGAGAAATGTGATCCACCAGGCTCGGAAACGATTTGTGAATATAGTCCACAAAAGCGGGACAGCAGGAGCTGGTTAAAAATGTGTCGCTTTCGGCAAGCTCTTTCGACTCGGCAAACGCCACCATGTCTGCGCCCAACGCTGCCTCAACCACATGGTAAAAGCCCAATTCTTTAATTCCCGTAATAATCTGCCCCAGCTTCGCATAGCTGAACTGGCCGGCAATAGACGGGGCCACCACGGCATATACCTTATAGTTTTTATTGTTTTCACTCTTTTTTAAAATGTCAATTACGTCTAAAATGAACGACTTGTCGGCAATGGCACCGAAGGGGCACTGATAAACGCAGGCGCCGCAGGCGATGCACTTGGAATTGTCGATGGTCGCGGCCTTGTTTTCGTCCTCCCCCATATGAATGGCATTCACCTTGCAAGCGTTTTCGCAGGGACGTTTGCGGTTTGTGATGGCGGAGTAGGGGCAAACCTTTGCGCAGCGGCCGCAGTTCACACATTTCGACTGGTCAATGTGGGCTTTTTGGTGCTCGTCAAAGGAAATGGCACCCCGGGGGCACACGTCTTCGCAGCGGTGGGCAATACACCCGCGGCAGCTCTCTGTCACGTCATATCCGCTGACAGGACATTCGTCGCAGGCAATGTCAATTACCTCAATTACGTTGGGATTTTCTTTGTCCCCGCCCATGGCCAGCTTCATGCGCTCCCAAACAATGGCCCGCTCCTTATAAACGCAGCACCGCATGGTAGATTCTTTTCCCGGAATAATGCGCTTAGGAATTTCGCCCATTTTTTTCAGCAGACTGTCGTTCCAGGCCTCGCGGGCAATTTCCCGCAGAATTTTATATTTTAAGTGCTGGACCTTTGTATCAAATTTTCTTAGTTTCATGTTATACACCTCGTTAAAAATAGCTCACGTTAATGGTTTTGCCCATTGTTTTCAGCGCCCCGGAAAGCTCCTCTACCAACTGCATTTTAATGTTGAACCCAATGGGGAGGTTCGGATTCTGGTGCGCGGGGTTTACCGCCCTGCCAACATAAAAGTTGATGTCGGTTGCATCATCAAACAGCATTTTTGCAATTTTTGATGCGCCGTCTTTTTTCGTGTGCCAATCTGAAAATAGTTTGTTTTCACCAATGTAATCTTTGGCATATTCTAAAACCTTGTTAATGGTTAAAACGCCTTCTGTCACCAAATCCACGCCTTCAATTTTTGCGGTTGGCGGAACGTCGGGGTCTAAATAGTCGATGGAGGTTTCCATTTTTTTGCCCAAAAATTCCGCAGTTATGGTTGAAGTTGTGCCGCCGGACACAATGTGTTTGCCCTGCTTTGCAAAAAACAGGGAAAGCATTTTGTTTCCGTCTTCAGGGTTTCGCGGCGGGCCGAACATTAAGTTCACAACCGAGCGTTTTCTTACCCGAACTGTTGCGGCAGTGGTGTCGTCGCCGGGCTTGTGGTTATAAAGATCGTTGCAGGCGTCCACAATCATGGCGGAAATCGCCGCGGCAGACATTTTTACATCATAATTGGCTTCTGCATATTCCACGATGTTTTCTCTCTGCCAGCCATAGTTTAACGTTTCGCCCACGCCGGCAAAAATGGTGCCGTCGCTCATGGCAATGAAAGCATCGTCCTGCTCCAGCTCAATTTTCGACTCTAAAATCTGCTTGCCCGCAATCACTCTGGTTTCGGTTTCATAGTCAAAACTTTTGCCGCCCCGCAGCAAAATCACCTGGGGATTGTCATACTGAATAATTTCGGCATAGGTGTTGTTGGTAATTTTAATAATGGTAAATGTAGAATATGCAACGCCGCGGACAGAGCAAATGGGCAGGGTTTCCATAATGGTGCTCACGCACTCTTCAATGGACATTTGCGCGGCAATCATGGTTGAAATGATGGTAGACGTTAAGGTAGACAAAATGTTGGCCTTCACGCCGCTGCCCAGCCCATCTGCTAAAACCAAAATTGTGGTGTCGCCGTCCCGCGCAATTTGCACCATGTCGCCGCAAAGCTGTTCGCCAAACTTGTTAATGCTTTTATAGCCTACGTCAACACACAAATCATTCATCATCTGTCAGCGTCTCCTTTAGCTTTGTCAGGGCAATTTTCGTTTCCGCTGTGGTTTCGCCCAGCAGAGATGCAATTTCCTGCACAACGCGCATCTGTTTTTCAACTACCCTGTCGGTAATCTCAACTGCAGCTTTGCACTGGTTATCCTTTGAAATTTTCATCTGTTCTTCCGCGCTGATGTCTTTCATCAAAACCATGATAATGCGGTATTCCTTGTCGTAAACAATGGTTTCTTCCACATATTTCTGATATTCAGCCAAATATTTTCGCTTGTCATACACATTTTTTTCGTTGCTTAAAGCAAGCACATAATCTGTGGGATCTAAAATCCGCACAACTGGACTGCCCAAAACGTCCGACGCGCTGGAAAGGTTTAAAATTTTCCGTGCCGCCGTGTTAATTTGCTGCACGTTTAAGTCGCAGTCAAGCACCATAATGCCGTTGGGTGTGTTGTGAATAATGGTGTCGGAAAAAGATTCGGCCTTTTCTTTTAAGAAAGGCAGGCACATGGAAAGGTCGGCCTTGCCCATAAAAACGGCCACCGCCTTGTCGCGGCAGGTGTCGTATCCGCAGCTCCCGCAATTTAATTCCTTGTCCTTCGAGGTTTTGCCCATCTTTCTTAAAATCTCGTCAATTGCCGTGCTGCCGGGCATGGGTTTCGTTGATCCCTCAAAGGCAAAGGCCCTGTCCGTCGTTAAGCTGTCTGCCGCCGGCGTTTCATATAGCCCTTCGCCATAGCCTTTGTTTACCGACAAAAGGTCCATAATGGGGTTGCGGTTTTTCTTTTTCATCACAGGGCCGCCAACACAGCTTCCGCTGCAGGCGGACATTTCAATAAAACAGTTAGAAAGCTTGTCGTTGTCAATGTCGCGCAGGGCGCTGATGCAGGCTTCCATTCCGTCAACCACAACATAGTCGAACTCTTTGTCGAGGTTCATGCTGCGCAGAATTCCACCGGAGGTGGGATAGGCGTTTGTACGGTTTTTTGTCAGTTCTGAATGGCTGGGGACAACGGAAATATTTTCGGATTCCAGCCAGCCGTCTAATTCGTCAAAGGTTAAAACCGCATCCACAGCGCCGGGATATTTTTCTGCCTCTGCCTTTTTGGAAATACAGGGGCCAACAAACACCACTTTGCAGCCCGGGTGCTTTTTTTTCAACATTTTGCCGTGGGCGTGCATGGGCGTTACCACATTTGCAAGATAGGGCAGCGCCTTTTCAAAGTGCCGTTCAATCAGCGTGTTCACCGTGTGGCAGCAGGAGGAAATTACAATTCGCTTTTCGCCTTTGTTAATAATGTTTTCATACTGCTTCGACACAATTTGTGCACCGATAGCGGTTTCAAATACCCCGCGAAATCCAAGTTTTGAAAGTGCGTTTTCCACATCTTTTGCGGTGCATGACTGAAACCAGGCGGTATAGGAAGGCGCAAGGCTGACGTAAACTTCGTCGCCTGCAGCGATAAGCGATTTTACCTGATCCACGTCGTTTCGGATTTGTTTTGCGTTCTGCGGACAGACAACATAACATTCGCCGCACAAAACACACTCGTCGCGGATGATGTGGGCCTGGCCGGCAGTGAATTTTAAAGATTTCACAGGACAGTGCCTGATGCATTTATAGCAATTTTTACAGTTGGATTTTTTTGTTTCCAAACATTCTGCCATAGCGGTTCCTCCTTCCCCAAAAGGATTTATTTTACGGTTTCTAATATTTGTGTTTCAAAAAAGTCTTTCACAGTTTCCGGCTTCACAGAAAAAAGCTCGCCGTCAACCGTTACGCTAACGCCGTTTACACAGTTTTGCATGCAAAACGCGCCGGAAAGCTCCACCTTATCCTGCAAATTATGTTCGTTTACCAGGTCTTGCAGCTGTTCAATAATAGGGCGCGACCCTTTCAAGTGACAGGAACTTCCGATGCAAATTGTAACTTTCATGAATTCGTCCTCCTAAATGCTATTCTAAATTTATGACATACATATACCCTCTATATACCATTGTAACGTATTTCAACCGTTTTTTCAACATATTTATGCTAAAAAACAAAAAATTATGACAAAAAAATAACGAGCAAAAGAAAACCCGGGCAAACCGCATGAAAAAGCGGTCTCCCGGGTGGGTTTGCTCAGTTAAAAATTGGAATTTTTAAAGAAAAGGTTTCGGC
This Congzhengia minquanensis DNA region includes the following protein-coding sequences:
- a CDS encoding [Fe-Fe] hydrogenase large subunit C-terminal domain-containing protein, which produces MAECLETKKSNCKNCYKCIRHCPVKSLKFTAGQAHIIRDECVLCGECYVVCPQNAKQIRNDVDQVKSLIAAGDEVYVSLAPSYTAWFQSCTAKDVENALSKLGFRGVFETAIGAQIVSKQYENIINKGEKRIVISSCCHTVNTLIERHFEKALPYLANVVTPMHAHGKMLKKKHPGCKVVFVGPCISKKAEAEKYPGAVDAVLTFDELDGWLESENISVVPSHSELTKNRTNAYPTSGGILRSMNLDKEFDYVVVDGMEACISALRDIDNDKLSNCFIEMSACSGSCVGGPVMKKKNRNPIMDLLSVNKGYGEGLYETPAADSLTTDRAFAFEGSTKPMPGSTAIDEILRKMGKTSKDKELNCGSCGYDTCRDKAVAVFMGKADLSMCLPFLKEKAESFSDTIIHNTPNGIMVLDCDLNVQQINTAARKILNLSSASDVLGSPVVRILDPTDYVLALSNEKNVYDKRKYLAEYQKYVEETIVYDKEYRIIMVLMKDISAEEQMKISKDNQCKAAVEITDRVVEKQMRVVQEIASLLGETTAETKIALTKLKETLTDDE
- the pdxS gene encoding pyridoxal 5'-phosphate synthase lyase subunit PdxS gives rise to the protein MKNERFELNKNLAQMLKGGVIMDVTTPEQAKIAEEAGACAVMALERIPADIRAAGGVSRMSDPKMIKGIQQAVSIPVMAKCRIGHFAEAQVLQAIEIDYIDESEVLSPADDKYHIDKTAFSVPFVCGAKDLGEALRRINEGASMIRTKGEPGTGDVVQAVRHMRMMQSEIRRIASMGLDELFEAAKNLQVPYDLVLYVHENAKLPVVNFAAGGVATPADAAMMMQLGAEGVFVGSGIFKSGNPQKRAAAIVKAVSNFEDAGLIAELSEDLGEAMVGINEQEIEILMAERGK
- the pdxT gene encoding pyridoxal 5'-phosphate synthase glutaminase subunit PdxT — its product is MKIGVIAVQGAFIEHEKMLAELGISSFEIRKNSDLNRSFDGFIIPGGESTVQGKLLKELNLFDALKELIKNGLPVFGTCAGLILLAKTIENERHAYFCTMDITARRNAYGRQLGSFHTTGNFKGIGDIPMTFIRAPYIQSAAKEVEILATVDGKIVAAKQKNQLVTAFHPELDHDLGVHRYFADMIKKQPSL
- a CDS encoding (2Fe-2S) ferredoxin domain-containing protein, whose product is MKVTICIGSSCHLKGSRPIIEQLQDLVNEHNLQDKVELSGAFCMQNCVNGVSVTVDGELFSVKPETVKDFFETQILETVK
- a CDS encoding PLP-dependent aminotransferase family protein, whose amino-acid sequence is MRYSIHTNSDKTAYLQLYLQIRDDITGRVYQFGDKLPSKRFLAAETSVSVITVEHAYQILCDEGYVESRERSGYFVIYKEKDFFPVPVREQENTSAAPNHHNWNEEFPFSVFAKTMRNVLSKYGTQILIKPPNLGSPELQLSISRYLARSKGIRVSPHQIVIGAGAEYLYSLIVQLLGRDRVYALENPSYEKIRSVYTANGVQCDMLKMGADGIQSAALNETKASVLHVTPFNSFPSGITATASKRNEYIRWAKTRSGFIIEDDFDSEFTISTKNEDTVFSLEPKKTVIYVNTFSKTIAPSMRIGYMVLPDELVDLFLNKIGFYSCTVPVFEQFVLAEFINNGDFERNINRVRRKRRQLYKNEMKKK
- a CDS encoding SpoIIE family protein phosphatase, which gives rise to MNDLCVDVGYKSINKFGEQLCGDMVQIARDGDTTILVLADGLGSGVKANILSTLTSTIISTMIAAQMSIEECVSTIMETLPICSVRGVAYSTFTIIKITNNTYAEIIQYDNPQVILLRGGKSFDYETETRVIAGKQILESKIELEQDDAFIAMSDGTIFAGVGETLNYGWQRENIVEYAEANYDVKMSAAAISAMIVDACNDLYNHKPGDDTTAATVRVRKRSVVNLMFGPPRNPEDGNKMLSLFFAKQGKHIVSGGTTSTITAEFLGKKMETSIDYLDPDVPPTAKIEGVDLVTEGVLTINKVLEYAKDYIGENKLFSDWHTKKDGASKIAKMLFDDATDINFYVGRAVNPAHQNPNLPIGFNIKMQLVEELSGALKTMGKTINVSYF
- a CDS encoding SGNH/GDSL hydrolase family protein → MKKLLAMVLSVSMLFGLMGAMSIGVQAIGENPDFPMIYETFESEESLKTVKTQSGGSANGKLSISSEGAMGSAGSLHFVQTAGSHYTDIKYSADNLSIPSGERVKFNLWIKMNTELKSDANSFTLIFYGGGTVTNAGNSSLTVGEEKTNCWYEIPFTGKLVTGEWVKIDHEFVWEDKLTAGSGSVINNVSINGIAIRVAGQKGISADVNGEKLDYQIDDFILVTKGGDSGSSNPTGTVTTQTYTKTNTSAKPTSWGNPDMTFTQKLRPGRLYKITGTFRADDLPPETDGYEEKMKGTKANLRLYWNASGRSDNGLTSSGYPGAYIYDLQLNADNNLTVYFLMDNQTFSYASGISLIARMYTDGQSYHPGDPLSSTTAGGANAGTAGTFSYKDVTVTDMGMPADLDLVMEDGAYFMYNNQMVSASDFPGWNTSGVSAERVTENDNTYIKATGVGEYSSLTTSASMKNDNTYRISFKAKTEGLESGATKPLTVILERSNSTLKENEKYPYKDTPDYQFLVGTNKIDSAISDNQEWQVSNDWQTYSTLYTPGFALKDGMTDSDLMPITPKISFRVGGNNQQNGAVLCLDDFVIEELGVLNEETMASGKYAKVENITFEKVGMSGLKVDYDYVPNAGEKEDRSKSLVRAYIETALGEKNIGSFAADEVFSVPVSGLGENISFEVFPVSATGVIGNSATATYGSVFDMLLDRSFTLNENKTEANWTFDIASTTGTEKQYRVIIAAYDDSKSLAKADLKTFSVQDGTNAYSGTFTIPQEAVKVKMFVWDAVTLAPVFEAIEYNLPAVNENPFAGDDEINIVFLGDSIYANAGASPSSNGFVPQLSQWFKDTYEKEGVTVNCYNKGVGGTTTDYSLLRLMRDCIDLKPDMVFYAMTCNDTSESDTLRNVESSIRMLNEMDNVPYVALTFFTNQSWRVSPGHGEKIAAFYGLPLWDNTETMKAAVAAGTAVEDLYSDGTHPNNAGYKVNADGLKAWLETGRNYVKPLNREDKLAENSGVIETMEIFSCKDTSRVEKSGSWTEGGNYLESTQVGDTLSFSFTGDILAFETGLHYYTGKVEVWVDGELLWTDNPYYNSESLKTNFQMTVRGGNFNFDLDYGTHNVVLKVVDGTATTEKIATRIYNIFAGSWRAE
- a CDS encoding 4Fe-4S dicluster domain-containing protein, whose product is MKLRKFDTKVQHLKYKILREIAREAWNDSLLKKMGEIPKRIIPGKESTMRCCVYKERAIVWERMKLAMGGDKENPNVIEVIDIACDECPVSGYDVTESCRGCIAHRCEDVCPRGAISFDEHQKAHIDQSKCVNCGRCAKVCPYSAITNRKRPCENACKVNAIHMGEDENKAATIDNSKCIACGACVYQCPFGAIADKSFILDVIDILKKSENNKNYKVYAVVAPSIAGQFSYAKLGQIITGIKELGFYHVVEAALGADMVAFAESKELAESDTFLTSSCCPAFVDYIHKSFPSLVDHISHNLSPMATIAKHMKEKEPDCKIVFIGPCTAKKMEFQKETVRPFIDSVITFEELQALFDSRDMDIMDLSEDVLDNASYFGRIFARSGGLTDAVAQGLKEHGITDFDYKPVSCDGIEACRVALLKATKGVLPNNFIEGMACINGCIGGAGCLTHEEKNKKDIDKYGEEALEKTIKDSISLLK